Part of the Shewanella eurypsychrophilus genome is shown below.
ACAATAGATATTTCAGAAACTTGTTATCCGACAAGTAAACCATTTGAGACGGGGGCTAACTCTTTATCTGGATAGTGCGAGTTGATGCTTGAGGTAGGAAAAAGCAAGAGCATAGACAAGTACCAATGGGTACAATGAGTTCATGCCCTTGTTGTGGGTTAGTCGATATTAGTCTACAGCAACCATCACGTTACTCGCTTTGATGATGGCGTAGGCATTGCCGCCGACAACTAGACCAAGCTCATTACATGATGCTTTGGTGACAACTGATGTGATCTCTACACCTGGAGCCAGTTCAATAACAACTTCATTGTTTACTGAGCCTTCCTGAATAGATTTGATTTTTCCGTTTAGTGAATTACGTGCGCTAATTTTCATGATTTTCTCTTTAAATAAGTAATGCCAATCTGTGGAAGTGATTGGAATAAAGAAGAAGTGTAGTTGAACAGCGAACTGTTAGGGAAAATAAATAAAAAAATGTGCATCACTTTTGAAGTGATGCACATTTATTAAATATTCTTATATAACAAGTGGATAAAAATTGTTCATCCTGTATATAGATTAGATCTGCTCTACATCGAAGCTCACTTCAGGGTTAACTTCTCGTTCATAATCCACAGACTCTATGCCAAAACCGAATAGTTTAAGGAACTCTTCTTTGTACTCACGATAATCAGTAAGCTCTGACAAATTTTCAGTGGTTACTGAAGGCCATAGTTCACGACAGTGCTGCTGGATCTCTTCCCGTAGTTCCCAGTCATCGAGACGTAGGCGGTTAGTATCATCGACCTTCGGCGCTTCACCATCTTCGCGAAAGAGACGTTCAGCAAACATGCGGTTGATCTGCTCCATGCAACCTTCATGCAAGCCTTCTTGGCGCATTTTCTTAAACACCATAGCGATATACAGCGGCATCACTGGGATTGCGGAACTTGCCTGAGTGACAACACTCTTAAGTACTGCAACGTTTGCGCTACCGCCAGTTACAGCGAGTTTATCGTCTAGGGCTTTAGCTGCGCGATCTAGGTCCATCTTGGCTTTGCCTAGTGCACCGTGCCAGTAGATAGGCCAGGTTAGTTCTGTGCCGATATAGCTGTATGCGACAGTTTTGCAACCATCAGCCAGTACGCCAGCGTCGCTAAGAGCTGCTAGCCATAGCTCCCAATCTTCGCCGCCCATGACAGTCACTGTGTCTTGGATCTCTTGTTCGCTGGCAGGCTCTACGCTGGTTTCGATAATGAGATCTTTATTAGTGTCTACTGCAGTAGCGCTATATGTCTCGCCAATTGGCTTGAGTGCAGAGCGAATAAGTTCACCTGAATCGGGTAATTTACGCACTGGAGATGCAAGTGAATAGACGACCATATCAACTTGGCCTAAATCAGCTTTGATTAAGTCGATCGCTTTTTGCTTGGCTTCATGGCTAAATGCGTCACCATTAAGGCTCTTTGAATACAGGCCTTCAGCTTTTGCAAATTTATCGAAAGCCGCAGAATTATACCAACCTGCGGTGCCTGGTTTTCTCTCTGTTCCAGGCTTTTCGAAGAATACACCCAGAGTTGCAGCGCCGCTGCCAAATGCGGCAGCAATACGAGAAGATAGACCATATCCACTTGAAGAACCTATGACTAAAACCTTTTTAGGACCATTTTTTAATGGGCCTCTTGCCTTAGTGATATTGATTTGTTCGAGTACATTAGCTTCACAACCAATTGGATGAGTAGTGGTACAGATAAAGCCACGTGTTTTAGGTTTGATTATCATGTTTCTGCTTCTCTTAAAAAAGTATCGATAGGATAATTAATCAAGCGCGAAATGGCACTGATTATTCCTCTATTTTGAACAATTAGCTCAGTGGTTGGAGCAGTTAAAAGGGATGTCTATGCCCTTGGCGTTAAAAATATATAGATCACTCCAGCAGCCACAAGCAAATCAGCGTTTTTGAGTGAGCAGAGCCTGCTCCTGTATTAGCCTTTGAGTGTATTCATGTTTAGGTGCATTAAAGAGTTCTTCTGTTGAGGCCTTTTCTATCATTTCACCCTTATGCAGTACCATTACCTTATCACTAAAATGGCGTATGATACTGAGATTATGGGAGACGAAAATATAGGAAAGTCCCATCTCTTTTTGAAGCTTCAGCAATAAATTGAGAATTTGAGAACGAACCGATAAGTCCAAAGCCGTTAATGCCTCATCGGCAATAATAATTTTCGGATCAAGCATTAAAGCCCTTGCTACAGCTACACGTTGTTTCATGCCTTCGGAGATCATATGCGGGTAGAACTCGGCATGTTCAGGTAAGAGCCCAACTTTTTTGAGTCTATCTACGACCTGCTCTCTACGCTCTTTAGCATTGAGTGTAGTATTGAATTTGAGCGGCTCATCGAGTAAATCACCTATGGTTAACTTTGGGTTCAAGGAAGTATTAGGATCTTGGAAAATCATCCTAATTAATTTACACCTTTGTTTCAGGTTCCTTTTTTCCAATGCTTCACCTTCAAAGAAGATCTCACCACTGCTTCGAGTTTCTGCACCGACTAAAATTCTAGCCAAGGTACTTTTCCCAGAACCCGCCTCACCGACAATGGCCAAAGTTTCACCTGTGTTGAGCTCAAATGACACAGGCTTCAGTGCTTTGTTATATTGGCGTTTGAAGCCTTTGTAACCGGTATAAAAACACTTACTTAGATTGCTAACTTGTAGGAGTGGTGTCTTCATTACATGGCTCTTCATTGTATGGGAAATGACAGGCAAAATAGCGATTTTTCTTATGGCATAAATTCGGTCGACGAACGCACTTTTTCTCAGCTTGAGGGCATCTAGGTCCAAGTCGACAGCCTATAGGAAGGTGTTGTAGTGCAGGGGCTGAACCGGGAAGGGTTCGCATCAGAGATTTATGAGGCTTCAGGCCTGTATAATCAGGTATATTATCCAGTAAAGCTTTGGTATAGGGGTGATATGGTTGTGCTATTATTTCAGCTGTAGGCCCCGACTCCATAATCTGACCACAATACATAACGGACAATTGATCGCACCAGACTGATAGTGTGTCAAGCTCATGACTAATTAGCAGTATTGATACGCCCTGAAGTTGATTTAATTTTGTGAGTAACCGAAAAATTTGTGCCTGAGTATCTATCTCCATCGAGTTGGTCGGTTCATCGGCAATTAATAATCTGGGGCTATTGGCAATAGCGATAGCTATCATCACCTTCTGACACTCTCCTTCAGATAATTCCCAGGCATAGCTGGACATGACTTTTTCCGTGTCTTTGATGCCAACCTTATGCAGCCATTTCTCGGCGGTTTTCTTTTTATCTTTATTTCTACGCCAAAAGGGTATTTTTTTATTATTTGGCATGGCCTCAATAAGCTGAGTACCGACGCATATAACCGGATCTAAGCTACTGGACGGGTCTTGAAATATCATGGCAATTTCGCTGCCCATCAGATTTCGTCGTTGCTTTGAATTCATCTCCAGCAGATTTTGCCCGTCCCACATCATGCGGTCAGCTTTGATAGTCCAATTATGACCAGGGATCCCAAGAACGGCTTTAGCTAACAAACTACGTCCAGAGCCTGACTCACCCACTAAACCATGGATCTCAGCGGGGTTTATCATCAAGCTGACCTTATCGAGAGCCTTAACGCGCCCATGGGGAGTGTCGAGTTCTATAGTAAGGTTACGAATGTCGAGTAAAGGCATATGCTAATATCAAAGTTTAATTATTGGTCGGCGACAATGCCGATCTTAAGCCGTCGCCGACTAAGTTAATCGCAAGCACGCTACATAAAATTGCTATACCTGGGATAGTGACAGTCCAGGGAGCAGTCAACAAGTTATCCATTCCCTGAGAGACCATAGCCCCCCATTCAGGGCTTGGGGCTTGTGCGCCTAGATTCAGAAAGCCTAGGGCCGCAATATCTAAGATTGCGGCGGAGATACCCAAGGTGACCTGGATAATCACAGTATCCCACACGTTGGGCATAATTACATACCAGAAGATTTGAAAAGGGTTTGCACCATCTAGCTTAGCTGCTGTTACATATTCTTTCTGTAGCTCTTCATGTATAGCTTGATGAATCGCACGCACAAACTGAGGTGTGAGCGCAATTCCAACAGCCCAAAATACATTATCTAATCCCGGCCCCATGACGGCAACGACGAGAATTGCCATTAATAGCGAAGGAATTGACAGTAATGCATCGAGTAAGTGGCTTAATATACTTGATTTCAGGCCTTTCATCATTCCTGAGATTGAACCGATCAAAAAGCCCAGAATCAAGGCCGTGGTGACAATTCCCAGAGCCATACCGAAGGTTAAATGTGCGCCATGCAAAAGTCGACTAAATATATCTCGGCCTAAATCATCTGTACCGAGGAAATGCTCAACAGTACCAGCAGGATCCCAAGACGGTGCAAGTAATAGTGCATGGGGATCTTGCTGCTCTGGCGCATAAGGGGCAATAAGAGGGCCAAATAATGCGAGTAATAGGAAACAGATAACGACCCATAATCCAGCGAAAGCAAATGGATTGTCTGAAAATGAATGCCAGACCCTTCTCATCGGAGAGGGTATGTCATCTGCCTGATAGATCTTAATTTGAGGCATAAAGTTCTTTCCTGCTCAATGGGTTGATGGCGGTATGAAGCACCTCAATCATAATACTTAAGAATATGATGATTAAAGCAACCGCGAGAACCCCAGCTTGGATAACGGTATAATCCCGTTGATAGATCCCTGAGACTAACCATGCGCCAACCCCTGGCCAGGAAAAGATGACTTCAACCACCATGGCATAGCCGGCAAACGTGCCGAGCATTAAGCCTAAGTTTTTAAGTACCGGTATTAATGCATTGGGCAAGGCATGCCTTAAGACAATACGCATAGTGTGCAAGCCTCTCGCTTCAGCGGCTTTAATATAGGTTTTATCCATAATCCCTATGATAGCGGATCGAGTGATCCTTACTACAACAGTAAAAGGTAAAACGGCTAAGGTTATTGCAGGCAAGATAATATGTAATATGGCATCAATGAATGCAGAGTGGGCATATTTCGAATCTGAAAGCAGTGTGTCGATAAGTATAAAACCAGTCACAGGCTCTATCTCGTAAAGTAAATTTAATTGTCCAGATATAGGTAGCCAGCCGAGCTGTACACCAAACCATAAGGATAAGGTTAAGCCTAGCCAAAAAACGGGAATTGAGTAGCCCGTTAAGGTGATGGCCATAATGGTATGTTGGGTGATTTTATTTTTGCTCATGGAAGCGAGCACACCTAAAGGAATACCGAAGATAAGTGCTAATAAGGCAGACACAATGGATAACTCAAATGACGCTGGCAATACCGCCGCTAATTCGTCTGCTACTGGTAGCTGGGACGTCGTTGATATCCCCAAATTACCGCTTAATCTTTGCTGTAAATAAGCGATAAATTGAGTGAGTTTACCTTTGTCTAACTTATAGTCCTGGTTAATTTGGGCTATCTGCTCATCATTTGGAGAATGTAATCCAGTCAGAGCAAAGCATTTTTCAACAGGAAACTGATGTGTGGCGATAAACAATACCGCAAATAACACTAAAGAGGTGGCAATAAACAGGTTCAATCTACGCAAGAGGTATCTAGCCATTATTTTTGTTCCTCGTTTGCTTCGAGTTGCTTGTTATATTTTTTAGCATTAAAGGAGATCCCACCGAAGGGGGTTAGCTGGCTGCTCTCAACGCCTTTTTGTTTGAGAACGAGTCTGGTCGCATGGGCAAAAGGCAGCATAGGTAACTCTTGTGCAAACAAGGCTTCGGCATCTTGATATAAAATTTTACGTTGCTCTTTATCTGTGATTGATTTTGCTTTAGCTAAAATATTATCAAAATCTTTATTACACCAACGTGAACGGTTGCTATTAGATAAAACAGATGCGCAGCTTAGTATTGGGGTGAAAAAGTTATCAGGATCGCTGTTATCCGCATTCCAACCAATCAATACCGAGTCATAGCTGCGATTGCTCAGCTTTTGATTGAAGACACTCCAGTCGTAGCTCACTATATTGACACTAACACCTATGTTAGCCAAATCGGCTTGTATTAGCTCGGCAGTTTTATGAGCATTGGGGTTATAGATACGCGCAACAGGCATTGCCCATATATCGATGGCGAGATTGGTGACACCAGCTTGCTTTAACAGTTGTTTAGCTTTGGCGGGGTTATAATCAATTAAGCCTTTGTTTTCTGAGTATGCCCATGACATAGGGGGGAGTATTCCCGTCGAACCAACGGCTGTCTTTTGGTAAACGGCTCTGAGAATATTGTCTCTATCAACAGCATGAGCCAATGCTTTTCGTACTCTGACATCATCAAAAGGTTTTTTTTGTGTATTAAAAGCCCAAAAGGCGACATTAAAGCCGGGAAGAGAATCAACCTCGAGTTCATCATGTGCGAATACGACAGACAGCTCACCGGCTTTAGGTAAGGCTGACACATTGCAATCACCTGTAATTAATTTTGCTAACCGAGCTGTACTTTTCGGTGTTATATCAAATACCAATAGTTCTGCAGTTGGCAGATGGCGCCAATACTTTTCATTTCTGTGGTAGCGAATGTAGTCATTTTTGACGTATTTGACCAATCGAAACGGTCCTGTACCAATCGGTTGTCGATCAATTTTTTCCTCTTGATGCTCAAGCAGCAGCTTGTCACCGTATTCGGCTGACAAAATGATCGCAAAACCTGAGGCTAAGTTAGACAACAAGGAGGCATCAGGATTGTTAAGATGAAAGGCAACTTCAGTATCTGATATCTTTTCAATATCTTTTATTAGATCAGCGAAGCCTATGCTCTGAAAAAAGGGATAGCCGGTTTTGGATATATGATGAAAAGGATGAGAGGGGTCAATAATTCTGTTGAATGAAAATAGCACATCATCAGCATTGAACTGTCGACTTGGAGTAAAATCCTCTGATAGATGAAAATTAACCCCTTGCCTTA
Proteins encoded:
- a CDS encoding TOBE domain-containing protein, which codes for MKISARNSLNGKIKSIQEGSVNNEVVIELAPGVEITSVVTKASCNELGLVVGGNAYAIIKASNVMVAVD
- the fabV gene encoding enoyl-ACP reductase FabV; translated protein: MIIKPKTRGFICTTTHPIGCEANVLEQINITKARGPLKNGPKKVLVIGSSSGYGLSSRIAAAFGSGAATLGVFFEKPGTERKPGTAGWYNSAAFDKFAKAEGLYSKSLNGDAFSHEAKQKAIDLIKADLGQVDMVVYSLASPVRKLPDSGELIRSALKPIGETYSATAVDTNKDLIIETSVEPASEQEIQDTVTVMGGEDWELWLAALSDAGVLADGCKTVAYSYIGTELTWPIYWHGALGKAKMDLDRAAKALDDKLAVTGGSANVAVLKSVVTQASSAIPVMPLYIAMVFKKMRQEGLHEGCMEQINRMFAERLFREDGEAPKVDDTNRLRLDDWELREEIQQHCRELWPSVTTENLSELTDYREYKEEFLKLFGFGIESVDYEREVNPEVSFDVEQI
- a CDS encoding ATP-binding cassette domain-containing protein: MKTPLLQVSNLSKCFYTGYKGFKRQYNKALKPVSFELNTGETLAIVGEAGSGKSTLARILVGAETRSSGEIFFEGEALEKRNLKQRCKLIRMIFQDPNTSLNPKLTIGDLLDEPLKFNTTLNAKERREQVVDRLKKVGLLPEHAEFYPHMISEGMKQRVAVARALMLDPKIIIADEALTALDLSVRSQILNLLLKLQKEMGLSYIFVSHNLSIIRHFSDKVMVLHKGEMIEKASTEELFNAPKHEYTQRLIQEQALLTQKR
- a CDS encoding oligopeptide/dipeptide ABC transporter ATP-binding protein → MPLLDIRNLTIELDTPHGRVKALDKVSLMINPAEIHGLVGESGSGRSLLAKAVLGIPGHNWTIKADRMMWDGQNLLEMNSKQRRNLMGSEIAMIFQDPSSSLDPVICVGTQLIEAMPNNKKIPFWRRNKDKKKTAEKWLHKVGIKDTEKVMSSYAWELSEGECQKVMIAIAIANSPRLLIADEPTNSMEIDTQAQIFRLLTKLNQLQGVSILLISHELDTLSVWCDQLSVMYCGQIMESGPTAEIIAQPYHPYTKALLDNIPDYTGLKPHKSLMRTLPGSAPALQHLPIGCRLGPRCPQAEKKCVRRPNLCHKKNRYFACHFPYNEEPCNEDTTPTS
- a CDS encoding ABC transporter permease subunit, producing MPQIKIYQADDIPSPMRRVWHSFSDNPFAFAGLWVVICFLLLALFGPLIAPYAPEQQDPHALLLAPSWDPAGTVEHFLGTDDLGRDIFSRLLHGAHLTFGMALGIVTTALILGFLIGSISGMMKGLKSSILSHLLDALLSIPSLLMAILVVAVMGPGLDNVFWAVGIALTPQFVRAIHQAIHEELQKEYVTAAKLDGANPFQIFWYVIMPNVWDTVIIQVTLGISAAILDIAALGFLNLGAQAPSPEWGAMVSQGMDNLLTAPWTVTIPGIAILCSVLAINLVGDGLRSALSPTNN
- a CDS encoding ABC transporter permease — protein: MARYLLRRLNLFIATSLVLFAVLFIATHQFPVEKCFALTGLHSPNDEQIAQINQDYKLDKGKLTQFIAYLQQRLSGNLGISTTSQLPVADELAAVLPASFELSIVSALLALIFGIPLGVLASMSKNKITQHTIMAITLTGYSIPVFWLGLTLSLWFGVQLGWLPISGQLNLLYEIEPVTGFILIDTLLSDSKYAHSAFIDAILHIILPAITLAVLPFTVVVRITRSAIIGIMDKTYIKAAEARGLHTMRIVLRHALPNALIPVLKNLGLMLGTFAGYAMVVEVIFSWPGVGAWLVSGIYQRDYTVIQAGVLAVALIIIFLSIMIEVLHTAINPLSRKELYASN
- a CDS encoding ABC transporter substrate-binding protein, with amino-acid sequence MKVLLKRLSLYSALSCTCLLLVACGPKLVPPGIVYCSEGNPESFNPQLVTSGTTVDATSQQIYNGLVDYDLNSGQIEPSLAIGWEISDDELTYTFKLRQGVNFHLSEDFTPSRQFNADDVLFSFNRIIDPSHPFHHISKTGYPFFQSIGFADLIKDIEKISDTEVAFHLNNPDASLLSNLASGFAIILSAEYGDKLLLEHQEEKIDRQPIGTGPFRLVKYVKNDYIRYHRNEKYWRHLPTAELLVFDITPKSTARLAKLITGDCNVSALPKAGELSVVFAHDELEVDSLPGFNVAFWAFNTQKKPFDDVRVRKALAHAVDRDNILRAVYQKTAVGSTGILPPMSWAYSENKGLIDYNPAKAKQLLKQAGVTNLAIDIWAMPVARIYNPNAHKTAELIQADLANIGVSVNIVSYDWSVFNQKLSNRSYDSVLIGWNADNSDPDNFFTPILSCASVLSNSNRSRWCNKDFDNILAKAKSITDKEQRKILYQDAEALFAQELPMLPFAHATRLVLKQKGVESSQLTPFGGISFNAKKYNKQLEANEEQK